The Desulfobotulus mexicanus genome includes a region encoding these proteins:
- a CDS encoding IS1634 family transposase, which produces EDIRQSTVREYGAFYLLHQIADKIGLLEALQKSNAEHWQELFVLACYLVTSGDPFLYCEQWVQNTECLPVGSMSSQRISELMGVISADQQNQFYQLWCKLRSEKEYLALDITSISSYSNLIDDVEWGYNRDHESLPQVNLCLLMGENSHLPIYQEFYSGSLKDVSTLKTTLSKLAIFTQNRPLRLVMDKGFYSIQNVNSMLEQADLRWLIAVPFTTGIAKKSVDSERKDIDRVTNTIVIGSDSIRAVTKEQAWNPEHRIYVHVYYNALKGAKIREDLYSYTARLRDFAKENPVMASGDAQYRKYLIIRRSTKQSSGYTVSIREDAVEKALGYAGWMVLISNDVSEATEALRIYRDKDVVEKGFDRMKNNLDLGRLRVHSNHNARNKTFVGFLALILLSKIHYTMLQEKLYCKMTMKELLLTLSKLRRQEIKGTKILFPLSRLQMTIFKAFGVKEPA; this is translated from the coding sequence GAAGACATTCGTCAGTCCACAGTCCGGGAGTATGGCGCTTTTTATCTTCTTCATCAGATAGCAGATAAAATCGGGCTTCTGGAAGCGCTTCAGAAAAGCAATGCTGAACATTGGCAGGAGCTGTTTGTGTTGGCATGTTATCTTGTGACATCAGGAGATCCTTTTCTCTACTGTGAGCAATGGGTTCAGAATACAGAATGCCTGCCTGTGGGCAGCATGTCTTCTCAGCGGATAAGTGAACTTATGGGAGTGATCTCAGCGGATCAGCAGAATCAATTTTATCAGTTATGGTGCAAATTGCGGTCAGAAAAAGAGTATCTGGCCCTGGATATTACTTCCATCTCATCATACTCAAACCTTATTGATGATGTGGAGTGGGGCTATAATCGCGATCATGAGTCATTACCTCAGGTGAACCTCTGCCTGCTGATGGGTGAAAATTCACACCTTCCCATTTACCAGGAATTCTATAGCGGCAGCCTGAAGGATGTGAGTACTCTGAAGACAACTCTTTCCAAGTTGGCGATTTTTACCCAGAACCGCCCCCTGCGCTTAGTAATGGACAAAGGCTTTTACAGTATACAGAATGTAAACAGTATGCTGGAACAAGCCGATTTGCGTTGGCTGATAGCAGTCCCTTTTACTACCGGAATTGCTAAAAAAAGTGTGGATAGCGAACGCAAAGACATTGACCGGGTCACAAACACAATTGTCATAGGTTCAGATTCCATAAGGGCAGTGACCAAAGAGCAGGCATGGAATCCGGAGCATCGGATTTATGTCCATGTTTATTATAATGCCCTGAAAGGAGCCAAAATCCGGGAAGATCTTTATTCTTATACTGCAAGACTCAGGGATTTTGCAAAGGAGAATCCGGTAATGGCTTCCGGGGATGCTCAATACAGAAAATATCTGATTATCCGCCGTTCCACAAAACAGAGCAGTGGTTACACAGTCTCCATAAGAGAGGATGCTGTCGAAAAAGCCCTCGGCTATGCTGGCTGGATGGTGCTCATCAGTAACGATGTCTCAGAAGCGACAGAAGCCCTCAGGATTTACCGGGATAAGGATGTCGTTGAAAAAGGCTTTGACCGAATGAAAAACAACCTTGATCTTGGCAGACTAAGGGTTCACAGCAATCACAATGCCAGGAATAAAACCTTCGTAGGTTTCCTGGCACTCATATTGTTGTCAAAGATCCACTACACGATGCTTCAGGAAAAACTGTATTGCAAAATGACAATGAAGGAATTGCTTCTGACTTTATCCAAGTTGCGCAGACAGGAAATCAAGGGAACCAAAATCCTTTTTCCATTATCCAGACTTCAAATGACTATCTTTAAAGCCTTTGGAGTTAAAGAACCTGCGTAG
- a CDS encoding PD-(D/E)XK nuclease domain-containing protein, giving the protein MYIFEFKMLDKKLSPGNALAQIKAKGYGEKYMEEAEMLCFVGVEFCKKDRNIKSFLWELQEKNTD; this is encoded by the coding sequence GTGTATATCTTTGAATTCAAAATGCTGGATAAAAAGCTCTCTCCCGGAAATGCCCTTGCTCAGATAAAGGCCAAGGGTTATGGGGAAAAGTATATGGAAGAAGCTGAAATGCTTTGTTTTGTGGGAGTGGAGTTTTGCAAAAAAGATCGAAATATAAAAAGCTTTCTCTGGGAACTGCAGGAAAAGAATACGGATTGA
- a CDS encoding IS4 family transposase: protein MLNYTRTPRDQQQKFFEKACKNFPHTAFYDCMMQGLITKIMDEFLPPYRKRIYTPLKTLSLFIEQVLKDNGSCQKSVNQIAIKTVVDNPDSIFSTNTGGYCKARQRLPLDLMRTLTYIISDFIEEEVPEQWLWNGRCVKAVDGTTAQCPDTKENQAEYPQPSSQKEGLGFPQCRIVGITSLSTGAMQDACIGPIKGKGSDEQSMLRSLYDNNINPGDILIGDAYFSSYFCXADIKLRGSDILMEQYGARKQSTDFRIGKKNGNRDHIIILKKPRKPDWMTQEHYDTAPESLTIREFKXGGKILVTTLLCSNKYPKEELSKLYRSRWHIELDIRAIKTIMGMDEFRCKSPEMIKKEFWVYMLAYNFIRLVMAQAAHSSGTQPRKLSFKHTVELWLNAMESIHLWSKEQLFAFFKLIAQQRVGNRPGRIEPRERKKRPKKFPRLNKPRDEKRLEIMKNWDVKC, encoded by the coding sequence TTGCTAAATTATACACGCACCCCAAGAGATCAGCAACAAAAGTTTTTTGAAAAAGCATGTAAAAATTTTCCTCACACGGCTTTCTATGACTGTATGATGCAAGGTTTAATAACAAAAATAATGGATGAATTTTTACCCCCTTATCGGAAAAGAATTTATACGCCACTGAAAACATTGTCATTGTTTATCGAGCAGGTTTTAAAAGATAATGGTTCATGCCAGAAGAGTGTCAATCAAATAGCTATAAAAACAGTGGTGGATAATCCTGATAGTATTTTCAGTACAAATACAGGAGGATATTGCAAAGCCAGACAACGTCTTCCCCTTGATTTAATGAGGACACTTACATACATAATCAGTGATTTTATCGAAGAAGAAGTTCCTGAACAATGGCTTTGGAACGGTCGTTGTGTAAAAGCTGTGGATGGTACAACGGCACAATGCCCAGACACAAAAGAAAATCAAGCTGAATACCCGCAGCCAAGCAGCCAAAAAGAAGGGCTGGGTTTTCCACAATGTCGTATTGTCGGTATYACAAGCCTTTCCACCGGTGCCATGCAAGATGCRTGTATCGGGCCAATAAAAGGTAAAGGCAGCGACGAACAGTCGATGCTAAGATCTTTATATGACAACAATATTAATCCYGGCGACATTTTGATTGGTGACGCATATTTTTCATCTTATTTTTGTRTTGCCGATATAAAATTGCGTGGTTCAGATATTCTTATGGARCAGTATGGCGCAAGAAAACAGAGTACGGATTTCAGGATTGGCAAAAAAAATGGGAACCGGGATCATATAATCATTCTTAAAAAACCCAGAAAACCTGACTGGATGACACAGGAACACTATGATACTGCACCGGAATCTTTAACTATACGGGAGTTTAAATSCGGTGGAAAAATATTGGTCACAACACTACTGTGCTCCAATAAGTACCCAAAGGAAGAACTGTCAAAATTGTATAGATCAAGGTGGCATATCGAACTTGATATACGTGCAATAAAAACGATTATGGGCATGGATGAATTCAGGTGTAAAAGCCCTGAAATGATTAAAAAAGAATTTTGGGTGTACATGCTGGCATATAATTTTATAAGGCTTGTGATGGCACAGGCAGCACATAGTAGTGGTACCCAACCTCGTAAGCTAAGTTTCAAGCACACAGTCGAACTTTGGCTTAATGCCATGGAGTCGATTCATTTATGGAGTAAAGAGCAGCTTTTTGCATTTTTTAAGCTGATAGCACAACAGCGTGTAGGTAACAGGCCCGGCCGAATAGAACCTCGTGAACGTAAAAAAAGGCCTAAAAAATTTCCAAGGCTCAATAAACCAAGAGATGAAAAAAGACTTGAAATTATGAAAAATTGGGACGTTAAATGTTAA